From one Pseudomonas sp. B21-048 genomic stretch:
- a CDS encoding adenosine-specific kinase, whose protein sequence is MQFITLKIDKPEATNFILGQTHFIKSVEDIHEALVNAVPGIQFGVAFCEASGKCLVRWSGTDTDMIELAQKNAQAIAAGHSFIIFLGDGFYPLNVLNTVKMVPEVCRIFCATANPTEVILAETKQGRAILGVVDGCCAKDIESDEDILWRKNLLRQIGYKQ, encoded by the coding sequence ATGCAATTCATCACGCTGAAAATCGATAAGCCCGAAGCGACGAACTTCATTTTGGGTCAAACGCACTTCATCAAGTCCGTCGAAGACATTCACGAAGCGTTGGTTAACGCCGTGCCGGGTATCCAGTTTGGTGTGGCTTTTTGTGAAGCCTCCGGCAAATGCCTGGTGCGATGGTCCGGCACCGATACCGACATGATCGAACTTGCGCAGAAAAATGCGCAGGCCATTGCCGCGGGCCATAGCTTCATCATTTTTCTGGGTGACGGTTTCTATCCGCTGAACGTGTTGAACACCGTCAAAATGGTCCCAGAGGTGTGCCGTATTTTTTGTGCAACAGCCAATCCCACCGAAGTGATTCTTGCTGAGACGAAACAGGGGCGAGCGATCCTGGGCGTGGTGGATGGCTGCTGTGCCAAAGACATTGAAAGCGATGAAGATATCCTGTGGCGCAAGAATCTGTTGCGACAGATCGGCTACAAGCAGTGA
- the yfcF gene encoding glutathione transferase: MNNSRLRLYVDAQFTSPYALSVFVALREKGIEFELSPLDLDAFENQSEDYASLSLTQRVPTLVHGDFALSESSAITEYLEDVFPQTPVYPQDLKQRAKARQVQAWLRSDLLPIRQERSTLVVFYGRKSAPLSPAAESAARKLIGAAQALLADGRENLFGQWSIADVDLALMLNRLILNGDAVPSALAEYAQRQWQRPTVQEWVKLQRPAL; this comes from the coding sequence GTGAATAATTCCCGCCTGCGCCTGTACGTTGATGCTCAATTCACCAGCCCCTATGCCCTGTCGGTTTTCGTGGCCCTTCGCGAAAAGGGCATCGAATTCGAACTGAGCCCGCTGGACCTCGACGCATTCGAAAACCAGTCAGAAGACTATGCCAGCCTCTCGCTGACCCAGCGCGTACCGACGCTGGTGCATGGCGATTTTGCCTTGTCTGAATCGTCGGCGATCACTGAATACCTGGAAGACGTTTTTCCCCAGACGCCGGTTTACCCGCAAGACCTGAAGCAACGCGCGAAGGCACGACAAGTCCAGGCGTGGCTGCGCAGTGACCTGCTACCTATCAGGCAGGAACGATCCACATTGGTGGTGTTTTATGGCCGCAAATCAGCGCCCTTGTCGCCCGCTGCCGAGTCGGCCGCACGCAAGCTGATCGGTGCCGCCCAAGCGCTGCTGGCTGATGGGCGCGAGAACTTGTTCGGCCAATGGTCGATCGCCGATGTGGACCTGGCCTTGATGCTCAACCGGCTGATACTCAACGGCGACGCCGTGCCATCCGCGCTGGCGGAATACGCGCAACGTCAATGGCAGCGGCCTACGGTGCAGGAGTGGGTCAAACTGCAACGTCCTGCGCTGTAG
- a CDS encoding VOC family protein, with translation MKFGYMIIYVPDVVASLQFFSSAFGLSVRFLHESNTYGELETGETALAFAADELAAMNFSTGHVSAHSSAKPLGIEVGLVTEDVPAAHAKALKAGATEICAPNAKPWGQIVSYVRCPDGTLVELCTPVQ, from the coding sequence ATGAAATTTGGCTACATGATCATCTACGTCCCGGACGTTGTTGCCTCCCTCCAGTTCTTTTCGTCAGCCTTCGGGCTGAGTGTTCGCTTCCTCCACGAGTCCAATACCTATGGCGAACTCGAAACGGGAGAAACCGCGCTGGCATTCGCCGCCGATGAACTCGCCGCGATGAACTTCAGCACCGGCCATGTCTCGGCGCACTCTTCCGCAAAACCACTCGGAATCGAAGTCGGCCTGGTGACCGAGGACGTTCCGGCGGCGCATGCCAAAGCGTTGAAGGCAGGCGCCACTGAAATCTGCGCACCAAACGCCAAACCCTGGGGACAAATCGTGTCCTACGTTCGATGCCCTGACGGAACACTGGTTGAACTCTGCACACCGGTACAGTAG
- a CDS encoding alginate O-acetyltransferase AlgX-related protein: protein MKTQEHITTPAQPDAPVAHASPLAGASLLIFLFVGLLSSGWLIGSGQIERLPPKLLATQMLDGAITHKIAKELSKAIIPTTFAKFARGASWLLLNDTGLRVRSGCTDWLFLADELTVHHQAQRNADAKLQAVIDLKERLSQRHISLLVVIVPDKSRIASAQRCSLYRPASFEGRIQSWTARLNAAGLANLDLSDALAPLGPQAYLRTDTHWSESGAKAAAEAIAQRLKTLGITATPRRSFSESHVPVALRPGDLVRLAGIDWLPLRWQPAPEWIAQTSLREIPDVSADSPENESDLFGDADLPSTALIGTSFSRNSNFAGFLQQALGAPVGNFAKEGGAFSGAANSYIDNPAFKETPPKLIIWEIPERDLQTAYTDPIDIARFYPGGAVALEP, encoded by the coding sequence ATGAAGACTCAAGAGCACATCACTACGCCTGCGCAACCTGACGCCCCGGTCGCACACGCCAGTCCGTTGGCCGGCGCGTCTCTGCTGATATTCCTATTCGTCGGGCTACTGTCCTCTGGCTGGCTGATCGGGTCAGGGCAAATAGAGCGGCTACCGCCGAAATTATTGGCCACGCAGATGCTTGACGGAGCTATCACCCATAAAATCGCCAAGGAGCTGTCGAAAGCCATCATCCCCACCACGTTCGCCAAATTTGCGCGCGGTGCCAGCTGGCTCCTGCTCAATGACACCGGGCTCAGGGTTCGTTCAGGCTGCACTGACTGGCTGTTTCTGGCCGATGAGCTAACGGTCCATCATCAAGCGCAACGTAATGCCGATGCCAAGCTTCAGGCCGTGATCGATCTGAAAGAACGGCTCTCTCAACGACACATCAGCCTGCTGGTGGTCATCGTTCCAGACAAGAGCCGCATCGCTTCTGCACAACGTTGCTCACTGTATCGCCCGGCTTCTTTCGAAGGACGCATCCAGTCCTGGACGGCGAGGCTGAATGCGGCCGGGCTGGCGAATCTGGACCTGAGCGATGCACTGGCGCCACTAGGACCCCAAGCCTATTTGCGCACCGATACGCACTGGAGCGAATCCGGCGCCAAGGCTGCGGCCGAGGCCATTGCGCAGCGCCTGAAAACCCTGGGCATCACCGCAACACCACGCCGATCGTTCAGCGAAAGTCACGTCCCGGTCGCACTACGGCCTGGCGATCTGGTGCGCCTGGCGGGCATCGATTGGCTGCCGCTGAGATGGCAACCCGCACCCGAATGGATCGCCCAGACCAGCCTGCGCGAAATTCCTGACGTGTCGGCCGACAGCCCTGAGAATGAAAGCGACCTTTTTGGCGACGCCGATTTACCCAGCACCGCTCTGATCGGAACCTCATTTTCGCGCAACTCGAACTTCGCAGGGTTCCTGCAACAAGCACTGGGGGCCCCGGTGGGTAATTTCGCAAAAGAGGGAGGCGCTTTCTCCGGCGCCGCAAACAGCTACATCGACAACCCGGCTTTCAAAGAAACACCGCCGAAATTGATCATCTGGGAAATTCCGGAACGAGACCTGCAAACGGCCTACACCGACCCCATTGATATTGCCCGTTTCTACCCAGGCGGCGCAGTTGCATTGGAACCTTAA
- a CDS encoding cytochrome c family protein: MKNVAVLTFALMLNTGLFSLPAEAAGDVDAGQKLFNRICGGCHQVGTAARGSFGPQLNAIFGRPAGSTTDYQYSNAMKSSGVVWTRETLTAYIEAPKEVVPGTRMIFWGLSDPQKVENLLAYLQTFQPQ, translated from the coding sequence ATGAAAAACGTCGCTGTCCTTACCTTCGCCTTGATGCTCAATACCGGATTATTCAGCCTGCCAGCAGAAGCGGCGGGGGATGTGGACGCAGGCCAGAAACTATTTAACCGCATTTGCGGCGGCTGTCATCAAGTAGGGACTGCGGCACGGGGCTCTTTTGGTCCGCAACTCAACGCCATCTTCGGACGCCCTGCGGGAAGCACGACGGACTATCAGTACTCAAACGCGATGAAATCATCAGGCGTCGTCTGGACCCGCGAAACACTCACCGCCTACATCGAAGCGCCAAAAGAAGTCGTCCCCGGAACCCGGATGATTTTCTGGGGCCTCAGCGATCCGCAGAAGGTCGAAAACCTGCTGGCCTACCTTCAGACATTCCAGCCGCAATAA
- a CDS encoding DNA/RNA non-specific endonuclease, with the protein MHLRKIAVGLSALVLLSTGAEARSLLDFIKPPTQHQEHVSRSGSISQNAALSLYSNKQKQASFDGCADLFPAAKPINLATVPATMKPLALCSDNFAVLYSQTSKTPLVVVERLDAAQLQDAKGEERTNQFYPDPRIPKNGRAELSDYRSQHPAVDRGHQSPAADAPNPNAMAQSFALSNMVPQDPTNNRKIWSKVESDVRKFAKRADGNVFVFTGPLFDSGHTTIGDNKVWVPTRLFKLVYDASSKRAWAYVLPNAETRIERPMDYEAFVKSTGLKLLGNLPVTGSVGRS; encoded by the coding sequence ATGCACTTACGCAAAATTGCAGTTGGGCTGTCGGCCCTTGTTTTGCTCTCGACCGGGGCAGAAGCCCGCAGTCTGCTGGATTTCATCAAACCGCCCACCCAGCATCAGGAGCACGTGTCCCGTTCGGGCTCGATCAGCCAGAACGCGGCCCTGAGCCTCTATTCGAACAAACAGAAACAGGCATCGTTTGATGGCTGCGCAGATCTGTTCCCGGCTGCGAAGCCCATCAACCTGGCCACTGTGCCTGCAACCATGAAACCGCTGGCCCTGTGTTCCGACAACTTTGCAGTGCTGTACTCACAAACCAGCAAGACGCCGTTGGTCGTGGTCGAACGCCTTGATGCGGCCCAACTACAGGATGCCAAAGGCGAGGAGCGCACCAACCAGTTCTACCCGGACCCACGCATCCCCAAGAATGGGCGGGCCGAGTTGAGTGACTATCGTAGCCAACATCCGGCTGTGGACCGTGGCCATCAATCCCCGGCAGCCGATGCTCCGAATCCCAATGCAATGGCTCAATCCTTTGCACTGTCGAACATGGTGCCGCAAGACCCAACCAACAACCGGAAGATCTGGAGCAAGGTCGAGTCCGATGTCAGAAAGTTCGCCAAGCGAGCCGATGGTAATGTTTTTGTCTTTACCGGCCCGCTCTTTGACTCAGGCCACACCACCATCGGCGACAACAAGGTCTGGGTGCCAACCCGCCTGTTCAAGCTGGTTTACGACGCTTCGTCCAAACGTGCCTGGGCCTACGTCCTGCCCAACGCTGAAACCCGTATCGAAAGACCGATGGACTATGAGGCTTTCGTGAAGAGTACCGGGCTCAAATTGCTGGGGAATCTACCGGTCACAGGTTCCGTAGGGCGCTCTTGA
- a CDS encoding GlxA family transcriptional regulator, with amino-acid sequence MHVTLLLADQCSAASATLAQEVLSAANLFANTTRAPFDVVVASLDGGDVAAWGGQTLRVDRSVDEICRTDLVVIPGFLFTLKDALPAFPGYGPWLRQQHAQGAVVASMCTAAFMLAEASMLDGIRATTHWAFADLFRRRYCAVCLEEEQILCEDNRIITCGGASAAMDLLLHLIRRFASLELAQKCGKYLLVDNVRSEQSVYVMWSLPKNHGDGDILRVQDWLEDNFHQPLLINDVAQRFGFGIRNFKRRFKEATGYTPLTYLQALRVERAKQLLESTRMTLDSITYKVGYEDGNSFRRLFRQRVGLLPAAYRKKFQPSVN; translated from the coding sequence ATGCACGTGACTCTGCTACTGGCTGATCAATGTTCCGCCGCCAGCGCCACCTTGGCGCAGGAAGTGCTCAGTGCCGCCAACCTGTTCGCCAACACCACCCGCGCGCCGTTTGATGTGGTCGTGGCCTCATTGGATGGCGGTGACGTCGCCGCGTGGGGCGGGCAGACGTTACGCGTGGACCGATCCGTCGACGAGATCTGCCGAACCGATCTGGTGGTGATCCCGGGATTCCTCTTCACGCTGAAGGACGCCTTGCCTGCTTTTCCAGGCTATGGGCCGTGGCTGCGCCAACAGCACGCGCAAGGCGCAGTGGTGGCTTCAATGTGTACAGCGGCGTTCATGCTGGCCGAAGCGAGTATGCTGGATGGCATTCGTGCCACCACACACTGGGCATTTGCCGATCTGTTTCGCCGCCGGTATTGCGCAGTTTGTCTGGAGGAGGAGCAAATCCTTTGCGAGGACAATCGCATCATCACTTGCGGGGGCGCGAGTGCTGCCATGGATCTTTTGCTGCACCTCATCCGTCGGTTCGCTTCACTGGAGCTGGCGCAGAAGTGTGGCAAATACTTACTGGTCGACAACGTGCGCAGCGAACAATCGGTGTATGTCATGTGGTCACTGCCGAAGAACCATGGGGATGGCGATATCCTGCGCGTTCAAGACTGGCTGGAGGACAACTTCCATCAGCCACTGTTGATCAATGACGTGGCCCAGCGATTCGGGTTCGGCATCAGGAACTTCAAAAGGCGTTTCAAGGAAGCCACTGGGTATACGCCGCTGACCTACCTGCAAGCGCTACGCGTGGAGAGGGCAAAGCAGCTTCTTGAATCAACACGAATGACGCTGGACAGCATCACTTACAAAGTCGGTTACGAGGATGGCAATTCCTTTCGCAGGCTTTTCCGGCAGCGAGTGGGCCTGCTTCCAGCGGCTTACCGGAAGAAATTCCAACCGAGTGTGAACTGA
- a CDS encoding panthothenate synthetase produces MKMLLMVEFPHEPFNALVRSGKVGEIMNRVLETIKPEATYFTEHDGMRSGIFLIDIEDPSEIPGYAEPFFLNFQANCKLRVVMSAQNLQDAGLEELGKAWG; encoded by the coding sequence ATGAAAATGCTACTGATGGTCGAGTTTCCCCATGAGCCTTTCAACGCGCTTGTCCGGTCGGGGAAGGTCGGCGAAATCATGAACCGCGTCCTGGAAACCATTAAGCCGGAGGCGACATATTTCACTGAGCACGACGGTATGCGAAGCGGGATTTTTCTGATCGATATAGAAGACCCTTCCGAAATTCCCGGCTATGCGGAACCTTTCTTTCTCAACTTTCAGGCCAACTGCAAACTGCGTGTGGTCATGAGTGCGCAGAACCTGCAAGACGCAGGTCTTGAGGAGCTCGGAAAAGCCTGGGGATGA
- a CDS encoding thioesterase family protein, whose translation MNLWFRLFLMLFRRPWRKPVDALATTVIRMRVWPLDLDLNRHVTNGRYFTLADIGRMDFVLRSGAYRVALRHRAVPIVGDTWGKFRRELKLFESFEIHTRILGWDDKWSFMEHRFVSKGRVIGVVIMRGVFRAAKGTVAPVEFVRELGLAEQSPEMATWLTAWSQSCDDMSRQLRGEEALAIQLPVSEPKQAAE comes from the coding sequence ATGAATCTCTGGTTTCGACTGTTCCTCATGCTGTTTCGTCGCCCGTGGCGCAAGCCGGTCGATGCATTGGCCACCACCGTCATCCGCATGCGCGTCTGGCCGCTCGATCTCGACCTCAACCGACACGTCACCAATGGCCGCTATTTCACCCTGGCCGACATAGGCCGCATGGATTTCGTCCTGCGCAGCGGCGCCTACCGCGTAGCCCTGCGCCATAGAGCGGTGCCGATCGTCGGGGATACCTGGGGCAAGTTTCGTCGCGAGCTGAAGCTGTTCGAATCGTTCGAGATTCATACCCGAATCCTCGGCTGGGACGATAAATGGAGTTTTATGGAACACCGCTTCGTGAGCAAAGGGCGGGTGATTGGCGTCGTCATCATGCGGGGGGTGTTCCGCGCGGCTAAGGGCACGGTGGCACCTGTTGAGTTTGTCCGGGAACTGGGATTGGCCGAACAATCACCCGAGATGGCGACGTGGTTGACGGCTTGGTCGCAGAGCTGCGACGACATGAGCCGCCAGCTGCGAGGGGAAGAAGCTCTGGCGATTCAGCTTCCTGTCTCTGAACCCAAACAGGCGGCCGAATAG